Genomic segment of Gigantopelta aegis isolate Gae_Host chromosome 10, Gae_host_genome, whole genome shotgun sequence:
cactagagcacattgatttattaatcatccgctattggatgtcaaacatttggtaatttttacatatagtcttagagaggaaacccgctacatttttctattagtagcaagaagtCTTTTATAGGCCTAtacaccatgccacagacaggatagcagatacatgtaccacggcctttgaaattgtgatgcactggctggaacgatatcCCAATGGGCCATCGACGGGGGTCGTTCCCAGACccactgtgcatcaggcgaacgctttaccactgggatacctCCCTGAACAATTATATGTATGTGAAGTGGGAGCACACGGCACAACGGTTGGAGGTACACACAGGTTTTGGTTTATATAGgccctacatgtatatagtagaACCCCCAAAAGTAagagccgaatttacgaagcctgtttttcttaaacgcaggtgtttaagcatagtaaaatATGTAACTACTAAACACGTGTGTCTAAAGTCTacaacaggctttgtaaattcggccctaaatGTTTTACACCTCAAATTGCTATGGGCCTGGGCCCctttccacgaagcgatcttagtcctaagatcatcttaagtgcagagggtagctatgcgcttacggtaatcttagcgctaagatcgcttcgtggaacggggccctggatccaatttcacaaaacatcgtaattGCATACCGGTCATATCTTTACATGTGCTTGgtatctatttcacgcagataATTATATCATTATGGGAGATGaggcattttaaggacaaaagaaaatgaaatatgtgtacttcaaactatatttgttgtacgttaataatagtaataaaaaatgtggtttagtcgtaaatTTACATATACGTGCAAGAtaaggcttacgatgttttgtgaacttGGGCCCTGGTGTTTTTGAAGACATCTAAAGTAATTTCCATCTTTCCCGTGCCCACGTGTTGTTTATAACTTAATATTTCAGTATACTCGTCCAAGAACTCCACAACACTTTCCGGCTGTTTGACGTGAATCACGTAGGACATCTTTCAGTGTCTGACTTCATGGCTTACTACGATAAACTGACCAAAGGCTGTAAGTTAACGCAATCTAcgaatgaaatatttaaaacttttaaaatctgatttcagtttttaaacattgttattattatgtgagagagagagagagagagagagagagagagagagagagagagagagagagagagagagagagagagagagagagagagagagagatagttaaacgtttgttttgtttaccggcaccactagagcacattgatttattaattattgactattggctgtcaaacatgttttggtaattctgatatatagtctttgagttaaaacctgctacatttttcattagtagcaagggatcttttatatgcaccatcccaattGGTCCACAGACGGgcatcgatcttagaccgaccgcgcatcaagcgagcgctttacaactgggctacatcgtTCCCcagataagagagagagagagagagagagagagagagagagagagagagagagagagagagagagagagagagagagagagagagagagacacagacagagagagagagagagagagagagagagagatagagacatagagacagagacagtaaGTGTCCTACGAGTAAGTGTAATTTTGTGtcatattctttatttttatagtcAACGGCACCGTCAACCTTGACGCCTACACGAGGCTAATACATTTGCCGCCCGACATAGCGAAGTTTTACTTCAGGTATTACGACATGAACGATGACGGCGAGCTGACGAAAGACATCGACATCAGAGCCGTCTTCCACATGTTCGACCACAACCGtaagttgaaagaaagaaatgttttatttaacgacgcactcaacacattttatttacggttatatggcgtcagacatatggttaaggaccacacagattttgagaagaaacccgctgtcgccactacatgggctactcttccgattagcagcaagggatcttttatttgcgcttcccacaggcaggatagcacaaaccatggcctttgttgaaccagttatggatcactggtcggtgcaagtggtttacacctacccattgagccttgcggagcactcactcagagtttggagtcggtatctggattaaaaatcccatgcctcgactgggatccgaacccagtacctaccagcttatagaccgatggcctgccacgacgccaccgaggccggtcaaccgTAAGTTGACGACCACCACGACGTTTCTATAATTTAATCTAAGGTTAAAATACGCTTTTCTGGGCACACAAGTAAACTAAGAGAAGTATATGGTTTAGTAATAGGCCGTGTTAGGCATGCCCATAGGAACCGGGGGGTGGGTGTTAGGATGAGACtgtagacccccccccccccccccattcgcgagaactaaatttaattttttttgtcctactctttataaacaaaaataaaaatatagctTGTGCCCCCATTAGAGATTGACACCCCCTTCCCCCTCCAGATTTGCCTGTTAGGTCAGGAGTAAAACTGAGCGGTTCGTGTTAATCGTCGAAATTTTCAGAAGTGTTTTAATTTCTAATTCCCGCAAGTTTAGTCATCCCTTTCCTGTGGTTCGAGTTAAAAGGCTCCAgtgtaaaaaacccaactaaaacGGTGATATCTTTTCTACGTCTAGAAGAATAGCTATTGCTAGATCTATACAACTTGAAGTAAGGCATACACACACTATTTTATGATGGATTcgtgtcattgtgtgtgtgtgtgtatgtgtgtgtgtgtgtgtatgtgtgtgtgtatgtgtgtatgtgtgtgtatgtgtgtgtctctgtgtatgtgtgtatgtgtgtgtgtatgtgtatgtgtgtatgtgtatgtgtgtgtgtatgtatgtgtatgtgtgtatgtatgtgtgtgtgtgtgtgtatgtgtgtgtatgtatgtatgtgtatgtgtgcgtgtatgtgtatgtgtgtgtatatgtgtgtatgtgtgtgtatatatgtatgtgtatgtgtgtgtgtatgtgtgagtatgtgtgtatatgtgtgtgtatgtatatgtgtgtgtatgtgtgtgtatgtatatgtatgtgtgagtatgtgtgtatctctgtgtatgtgtatgtgtatgtatgtgtgtgtctctgtgtatgtgtgtgtgtgtgtatgtgtatgtgtgtgtgtgtatgtgtatgtatgtgtgtgtatgtgtgtgtctctgtgtatgtgtatgtgtatgtgtgtgtatgtatgtatgtatgtgtgtgtgtatgtgtgtatgtgtgtgtctctgtgtatgtgtaagtgtgtgtatgtgtgtgtgtatgtatgtatgtatgtgtgtgtgtgtatgtgtgtgtatgtgtttgtgtgtatgtgtgtatgtgtgtgtatgtgtatgtgtgtgtatgtgtatgtgtgtgtgtgtttgtgtgtgtgtgtgtgtgcgtgtgtatgtgtgtgtgtgtgtgtaatactgtgaataatattatacatgtaataaagattttattccacgttatgaatattatttcatttgtcTTTGTAGACAATGGACAAGTGAGTGAACACGAGTTTGTGGCTGAGGCTATCAAGGtaaatatttatgaaagaaaTTGGATTTCGTTtgatttatatccaattataatcgaaaattgttcggtttggctctaccgatgtgattATCGATTATAAACattcataatcgattgtgtgagAAACTGTTAACTGTAGTTGTTTCTCCTGttgatggaattgatgtaaatatattgGGGTTGGGTTTTATTTCCATGTGTACATATAGAACAGGTTTGTTtggttattaaaggtaaaattagcagTTTGCAGGGACAATCCCGCTGAACACGACAATATGTGCTTACGTTTATGTAATTTAaacgattgtgtaatcgaaacttaatcggttggtgcaaaccgattgtaaccgatgatcgatgtcgaaattccaaccgattcccaacactactGGGCACACTCCCCGGCTGTCTTTGCAGGACATTAGGTTTGTGGGTAATAGTTAACGGACAATGATAGAGAAGTGACCTTGCATCTACCAATTGCTCTTGTtaggagctggtaccaggatgcgaacccaataccgaTGGATTAACCACCACACCGCCGAAGCcgatttatacaaaatatatttgtttcacaTGAAAAAGACCTAGTTaggtgaaaaaagtaatttaattacTAATTCCAGTTTAGTTATTTCTAAAAGCAATATGTACGTTTCTTGTCaaatttgttgttaaataaattatttgtaatatctAGATTCACCAGCAAATGGCTAAACACGTCAGTCCAACGTCTCTGGAGTTTATTGGTATCGACGGTAACGGCGATGGTTTCATAACTCTGACGGATTTCCAAAAGTTCTATGACAGCTACGACCTGAACCGTAAGTGTGTGTCATACAGGCGTGGATCCAGGTTTTTGTTTGGCAGGGGAATCTACATGTAACTACTTCAATGGAAGTTGTGTATTAGTGGTGAATG
This window contains:
- the LOC121382853 gene encoding uncharacterized protein LOC121382853 encodes the protein MNILILISGLVAITVGETQQQQQQHILVQELHNTFRLFDVNHVGHLSVSDFMAYYDKLTKGFNGTVNLDAYTRLIHLPPDIAKFYFRYYDMNDDGELTKDIDIRAVFHMFDHNHNGQVSEHEFVAEAIKIHQQMAKHVSPTSLEFIGIDGNGDGFITLTDFQKFYDSYDLNHDGQIDLQEFIKSSHLDRATASKIFHFGDSDHNNVIDKQIDLLALITHYDKNGDGKLNYQEYTAYGNNLRALFVTPVGK